One genomic region from bacterium encodes:
- a CDS encoding twin-arginine translocation signal domain-containing protein: MIHLSRREFVKASAAAALSASLPAAASPTQAAPGLWWGMLLHLGVNMWSDNPVDSWGAFKPDELHLVCQADHLRFDESIWQMLTRRMQAVGMNLIVIDLGEGLRYESHPELSVKGSWPIGRFRKELKRLRAMGLEPIPKLNFSTAHDTWLKEYSRQVSTAAYYKVCGDLIHEVCDIFDTPRCFHLGYDEETAGHQSKYSYAMVRQGELWWHDFFFFIRQVEKRGVRPWIWSDYYWNHPEEFLRRMPKSVLQSNWYYGADFDPAKVKYVQAYLDLDQAGFDQVPTGSNWSTDVNFYGTVSFCRKNLTADRLKGFLMAPWFFTLPAYQEKILQAISQVEEMIRDTTAE; encoded by the coding sequence ATGATTCATTTATCAAGACGTGAGTTTGTTAAAGCGAGTGCGGCGGCCGCCCTATCCGCCTCCCTGCCGGCTGCGGCCTCCCCTACGCAGGCAGCGCCGGGGCTGTGGTGGGGCATGCTGCTGCACCTGGGCGTAAACATGTGGTCCGATAACCCGGTCGACAGCTGGGGTGCATTCAAACCGGACGAATTGCACTTGGTGTGCCAGGCTGATCACCTGCGCTTTGACGAATCCATCTGGCAGATGCTCACCCGCCGAATGCAGGCTGTAGGCATGAACCTCATCGTCATCGATCTCGGCGAAGGTCTGCGTTATGAAAGCCATCCGGAGCTATCTGTCAAGGGCTCCTGGCCCATCGGGCGGTTCCGCAAAGAGCTCAAGCGGCTGCGCGCCATGGGGCTGGAACCCATCCCCAAACTGAACTTTTCCACCGCCCATGACACCTGGTTAAAAGAATACAGCCGTCAGGTCTCCACGGCAGCGTATTACAAAGTGTGCGGTGATTTGATCCACGAGGTGTGCGATATCTTTGACACACCACGCTGTTTCCATCTCGGCTATGACGAGGAGACAGCCGGACATCAGTCCAAGTACAGCTATGCGATGGTGCGTCAGGGGGAGCTGTGGTGGCATGACTTTTTCTTCTTTATTCGGCAGGTGGAGAAGCGGGGCGTACGGCCCTGGATCTGGTCCGACTATTACTGGAACCACCCGGAGGAGTTTCTCCGCCGCATGCCCAAGTCCGTTCTGCAGAGCAACTGGTATTATGGCGCGGACTTTGACCCAGCAAAAGTGAAATACGTCCAGGCCTATCTGGACCTGGACCAAGCGGGATTCGATCAAGTGCCCACAGGCTCTAACTGGAGTACGGACGTCAACTTTTACGGTACCGTCTCCTTCTGCCGGAAAAATTTAACAGCGGACCGGCTGAAGGGATTTCTAATGGCGCCATGGTTTTTTACGCTGCCGGCGTATCAAGAAAAAATCCTTCAGGCCATCAGCCAGGTCGAAGAGATGATCCGAGATACGACGGCCGAGTGA